A section of the Streptomyces sp. V3I8 genome encodes:
- a CDS encoding DUF3068 domain-containing protein, whose protein sequence is MRRTATPFSLVVLGLGVFLLVLAPLFAWYVEPRAQRTPTDIDSTTVFTGTGSYFDTDEVETVRGKRITITRQVRGDVADSERSGRAVWDVSTSVDTAGSLPAADPHDALQWTLERWVTDRKTNKPVHCCEETPYFEGEAYLKFPFDVQERPYIWWDNTLGSTVTLAYRGKKRIQGYEGLRFTGTVPPTKTGTRLVPGAIVGVEDAGQVLAEEWYSNHGIELVADQRTGRIVYAAIGPRKTLRAPGGKKDAVVLLDSKRIAFTPKTQKEQVDLADTDSGLLRTVGRTVPMGAGIAGFVLAAVGAVLVARGRPRPDTPESSQQPLTM, encoded by the coding sequence ATGCGCCGTACCGCCACACCCTTCTCCCTGGTCGTACTGGGCTTGGGCGTCTTCCTGCTCGTACTGGCCCCGCTGTTCGCGTGGTACGTCGAACCACGCGCCCAGCGCACGCCCACCGACATCGACTCGACGACCGTGTTCACCGGCACGGGCAGTTATTTCGACACCGACGAGGTCGAGACCGTCCGCGGCAAACGGATCACCATCACCCGGCAGGTCCGCGGCGACGTGGCCGACAGCGAGAGGAGCGGCCGGGCGGTGTGGGACGTGTCCACGTCCGTCGACACCGCCGGGTCGCTGCCCGCGGCCGACCCGCACGACGCGCTCCAGTGGACCCTGGAGCGCTGGGTGACCGACCGGAAGACGAACAAGCCCGTCCACTGCTGCGAGGAGACGCCCTACTTCGAGGGCGAGGCGTACCTCAAGTTCCCCTTCGACGTGCAGGAACGCCCGTACATCTGGTGGGACAACACGCTCGGCTCGACCGTCACGCTGGCCTACCGGGGCAAGAAGCGGATCCAGGGGTACGAGGGCCTCCGGTTCACCGGCACCGTGCCCCCGACCAAGACCGGCACCCGGCTCGTACCGGGCGCGATCGTGGGCGTGGAGGACGCCGGCCAGGTGCTCGCCGAGGAGTGGTACTCCAACCACGGCATCGAGCTGGTCGCCGACCAGCGCACGGGCCGGATCGTCTACGCGGCGATCGGCCCCCGCAAGACGCTCCGGGCACCCGGCGGGAAGAAGGACGCCGTCGTCCTGCTCGACAGCAAGCGGATCGCGTTCACCCCCAAGACCCAGAAGGAGCAGGTGGACCTCGCCGACACCGACAGCGGCCTGCTGCGCACGGTGGGGCGCACGGTACCGATGGGTGCCGGAATCGCCGGATTCGTCCTGGCTGCCGTGGGTGCCGTTCTGGTGGCACGTGGGCGTCCGCGTCCCGACACGCCCGAGAGCTCCCAGCAGCCGCTCACGATGTGA
- a CDS encoding MerR family transcriptional regulator — protein MTTMTIGAFSRASRLSPKALRLYDELELLRPARVDPRTGYRHYAPEQVEQARLVAWLRRLGMPLAGIREVVALGPAEAAREVRAFWARAEADMTARRDLASFLVDHLTGPRAGPSSPRETTMTTLELRYAALSDTGLVRPANQDTVHAGTRVLAVADGFGSGGAPASGAAVEALKHLDDEPLPAGSVLNLLEDAVQGAAQAVREVAGPTDPRTGTTLTAMVWTGSRLALVHIGDSRAYLLRDGGLFRITHDHTLVQSLLDEGRLTPEEATAHPQRTLLAKALTGDASAPAPDLRLHDALAGDRYLLCSDGLSGVVPETTLEETLTTTPDPAEAARTLITAAHTAGAPDNVSCVVADVVRAGSR, from the coding sequence ATGACGACGATGACGATCGGGGCCTTCTCGAGGGCGAGCCGGCTGTCGCCGAAGGCACTGCGGCTGTACGACGAGCTGGAGTTGCTGCGCCCCGCGCGGGTGGACCCGCGGACGGGCTACCGCCACTACGCGCCCGAACAGGTGGAGCAGGCACGCCTGGTGGCGTGGCTGCGCCGGCTCGGGATGCCGCTGGCCGGGATCCGCGAGGTCGTCGCACTCGGACCGGCGGAGGCCGCGCGGGAGGTCCGCGCGTTCTGGGCACGGGCCGAGGCGGACATGACGGCCCGCCGCGACCTGGCGTCCTTCCTCGTCGACCACCTGACGGGCCCCCGTGCGGGCCCTTCCTCTCCCAGGGAGACCACCATGACGACACTGGAACTGCGCTACGCCGCCCTCTCCGACACCGGCCTCGTCCGCCCCGCCAACCAGGACACGGTGCACGCCGGCACCCGCGTGCTGGCCGTCGCGGACGGCTTCGGTTCCGGGGGCGCGCCCGCGAGCGGGGCGGCCGTCGAGGCCCTGAAGCACCTCGACGACGAACCGCTGCCGGCCGGGAGCGTCCTCAACCTGCTGGAGGACGCGGTCCAGGGGGCGGCGCAGGCGGTCCGGGAGGTGGCGGGCCCGACGGACCCGCGGACCGGCACCACCCTCACGGCGATGGTGTGGACCGGCTCCCGGCTCGCCCTGGTCCACATCGGCGACTCCCGCGCCTACCTCCTGCGCGACGGCGGCCTCTTCCGGATCACCCACGACCACACGCTGGTCCAGTCCCTGCTCGACGAGGGCCGCCTGACCCCGGAGGAGGCCACCGCCCACCCCCAGCGCACCCTGCTGGCGAAGGCCCTGACGGGCGACGCCTCCGCCCCGGCCCCCGACCTGCGCCTGCACGACGCGCTGGCCGGCGACCGCTACCTCCTGTGCTCGGACGGCCTGTCCGGCGTGGTCCCCGAAACCACGCTCGAGGAGACTCTGACCACGACCCCCGACCCGGCCGAGGCCGCCCGGACCCTGATCACGGCGGCGCACACCGCCGGCGCCCCGGACAACGTGAGCTGCGTGGTGGCGGACGTGGTGCGGGCCGGTTCCCGGTAG
- a CDS encoding RimK family alpha-L-glutamate ligase, whose protein sequence is MPRIALVTCQEVLASGYDRDLPVLADAVRRAGADVTVVRWDEPDVGWGGFDLVLIRSTWDYTWRAAEFLAWADRCGAATTLANPPEVVRWNADKRYLRDLAAAGVPVVDTRYLAPGDPADLPGDREYVVKPTSGAGARYAARYAPEEHDTAIRHLERMHAEGLTAIVQPYVRSIDTAGERALQFLGGRFLHAIRKGAVLEPGTAFDEKKVPHPNLRPWEPTPAELAVAERALAAVPGAPELLYARVDLVDGDDGAPRVMELELVEPNLFLFLHEESVPVVAEAIVKAAVG, encoded by the coding sequence ATCCCGCGCATCGCACTGGTCACCTGCCAGGAGGTGCTCGCCAGCGGATACGACCGCGACCTGCCCGTCCTCGCGGACGCGGTGCGCCGGGCCGGGGCGGACGTCACCGTCGTGCGCTGGGACGAACCCGACGTCGGGTGGGGCGGCTTCGACCTCGTTCTCATCCGCTCCACCTGGGACTACACCTGGCGGGCCGCCGAGTTCCTGGCCTGGGCCGATCGGTGCGGGGCCGCGACGACGCTGGCCAACCCGCCGGAGGTGGTGCGCTGGAACGCCGACAAGCGGTACCTGCGCGACCTGGCCGCCGCCGGGGTGCCCGTCGTCGACACCCGCTACCTCGCCCCGGGCGACCCCGCCGACCTGCCCGGCGACCGCGAGTACGTCGTCAAGCCGACCTCGGGGGCCGGCGCCCGGTACGCGGCCCGCTACGCACCCGAAGAACACGACACCGCGATACGGCACCTGGAGCGCATGCACGCCGAAGGGCTCACCGCGATCGTGCAGCCGTACGTACGCAGCATCGACACGGCCGGTGAACGCGCCCTGCAGTTCCTCGGCGGGCGTTTCCTGCACGCCATCCGCAAGGGCGCCGTCCTGGAACCCGGCACCGCGTTCGACGAGAAGAAGGTCCCGCACCCCAACCTGCGGCCCTGGGAGCCGACCCCCGCCGAACTCGCCGTCGCCGAGCGGGCGCTGGCCGCCGTTCCCGGGGCGCCCGAGCTGCTCTACGCCCGCGTGGACCTGGTGGACGGCGACGACGGGGCGCCCCGCGTCATGGAGCTGGAACTCGTCGAGCCGAATCTCTTCCTCTTCCTGCACGAGGAGTCGGTGCCCGTCGTCGCCGAGGCGATCGTCAAGGCCGCCGTCGGGTGA
- a CDS encoding Trm112 family protein: MNPDDPLLKILACPLDKGPLHLLEKGTGGEGGGPDGTEGALYNPRLRRRYPIVDGIPQLLPSSGEQVTDEEHEELLLRITAGGDLSGSRPGPQEPGAMTS, encoded by the coding sequence ATGAATCCCGACGACCCGCTGCTGAAGATACTGGCGTGCCCGCTGGACAAGGGACCGCTGCACCTCCTCGAGAAGGGGACGGGGGGTGAGGGCGGGGGCCCGGACGGCACGGAGGGCGCCCTCTACAACCCGCGGCTGCGCCGCCGCTACCCGATCGTGGACGGCATCCCGCAGCTCCTGCCCTCCTCCGGCGAACAGGTGACGGACGAGGAGCACGAGGAACTGCTGCTGCGCATCACCGCAGGCGGCGACCTCAGCGGTTCGCGCCCCGGGCCCCAGGAACCCGGGGCGATGACCTCATGA
- a CDS encoding class I SAM-dependent methyltransferase: MTTAPPRGTPHGLRDFYEDPAVPVASGTPRSLRQARMLAAALGPATAGVRTVLDIGCGDGTAAATAAPVLAGHRIVGVDWSQDALGRARARIPYAVRGELTDGGLPFGAACADAVLFSEVVEHLVDPDAALDEIHRILRPGGHLMLSTPNLAAWYNRALLLAGVQPVFSEVSLRAVHGRPGSQVVGHLRLCTARALREFVAASGFEVVALRGAPFHGVPRPLRPLDRLACRVPSMASILLLHARRT, translated from the coding sequence ATGACCACGGCGCCGCCCCGCGGGACCCCGCACGGGCTGCGGGACTTCTACGAGGACCCCGCCGTCCCGGTCGCCTCCGGCACGCCCCGCAGCCTGCGCCAGGCCCGGATGCTCGCCGCCGCGCTGGGCCCGGCCACCGCCGGCGTGCGCACGGTCCTCGACATCGGCTGCGGCGACGGCACCGCCGCGGCGACGGCGGCGCCCGTCCTCGCCGGCCACCGCATCGTCGGCGTCGACTGGTCCCAGGACGCCCTCGGCCGCGCCCGCGCCCGGATCCCGTACGCGGTACGGGGCGAACTCACCGACGGCGGGCTGCCGTTCGGGGCCGCCTGCGCCGACGCCGTCCTGTTCAGCGAGGTCGTCGAGCACCTCGTCGACCCGGACGCGGCGCTCGACGAGATCCACCGGATCCTGCGCCCGGGAGGTCATCTCATGCTCTCCACCCCGAACCTGGCGGCCTGGTACAACCGCGCGCTGCTCCTCGCCGGTGTCCAGCCCGTCTTCTCCGAGGTGAGCCTGCGCGCCGTCCACGGGCGCCCCGGCTCGCAGGTGGTGGGCCACCTGCGGCTCTGCACGGCCCGCGCGCTGCGGGAGTTCGTGGCCGCGTCGGGCTTCGAGGTCGTGGCGCTGCGCGGCGCGCCCTTCCACGGCGTGCCGCGCCCGCTGCGCCCGCTGGACCGGCTGGCGTGCCGGGTCCCGTCGATGGCCTCGATCCTCCTGCTGCACGCGCGCAGGACGTAG
- a CDS encoding condensation protein, producing the protein MTALHHPARDGTDGPVGPPARIPFPVVDEVARHCLQEEEPETVHIEVHLPGHLDPDRLRTAFAGALRSHPRILMREAARPWYGRRYEWELTPGADVEAVLFPAPDRDALKHARDRALRDAPPLSASPPVRLEVVRVPRTAGADRPGSTVLFLTINHTALDGPACLRVLATAAQLYGGRDNSPAAPPTRTTAEAPRAPDTPSTWAPPARVAHGTPEPPGHHGNGMLVAELGVPHRPRGAPYTVNDQLMAATALMITHWNREHGARPRPLRITMPVDDRPRGTDMPIGNGTRLVEVPFAPEELDASDMAALLRRTADRTRALKAQPRPQLGHGASLLTAPVVPVAWRAAFTRGLRKAAGPWTSTTLLSNIGRVPYALDFGEGAGRAHAVWFSAPARMPRGLTVTTASTAGRLHVAFRWSRALLGHGDGSHLRDLFEHYLHATQHGTGSAP; encoded by the coding sequence ATGACCGCGCTGCACCACCCCGCACGCGACGGCACGGACGGACCCGTGGGCCCGCCCGCCCGCATCCCGTTCCCCGTGGTGGACGAGGTCGCCCGGCACTGCCTCCAGGAGGAGGAACCGGAGACCGTCCACATCGAGGTCCACCTCCCGGGCCACCTCGACCCGGACCGGCTGCGCACGGCGTTCGCCGGGGCCCTGCGCAGCCACCCCCGCATCCTGATGCGCGAGGCGGCCCGCCCCTGGTACGGGCGCCGGTACGAGTGGGAGCTCACCCCCGGGGCCGACGTGGAGGCCGTCCTGTTCCCGGCGCCGGACCGGGACGCGCTCAAGCACGCCCGGGACAGGGCCCTGCGCGACGCCCCGCCGCTCTCGGCCTCGCCGCCGGTCCGCCTGGAGGTCGTCCGCGTACCGCGGACCGCCGGCGCCGACCGTCCCGGCAGCACGGTCCTCTTCCTCACCATCAACCACACCGCCCTCGACGGCCCGGCCTGTCTGCGGGTCCTGGCGACCGCCGCGCAGCTGTACGGCGGCCGGGACAACTCCCCGGCCGCGCCCCCGACCCGCACCACGGCCGAGGCCCCGCGCGCCCCCGACACCCCCTCCACCTGGGCGCCGCCGGCCCGGGTGGCGCACGGGACGCCGGAGCCCCCGGGCCACCACGGCAACGGCATGCTCGTCGCCGAGCTGGGCGTCCCGCACCGGCCCAGGGGCGCCCCGTACACCGTGAACGACCAGCTGATGGCCGCGACCGCGCTGATGATCACGCACTGGAACCGCGAGCACGGCGCCCGTCCGCGCCCGCTGCGCATCACCATGCCGGTGGACGACCGCCCGCGCGGCACGGACATGCCGATCGGCAACGGCACCCGCCTCGTCGAGGTCCCCTTCGCCCCCGAGGAGCTGGACGCCTCCGACATGGCCGCCCTGCTGCGCCGCACGGCGGACCGCACCCGCGCCCTCAAGGCACAGCCCCGGCCCCAACTGGGCCACGGCGCCTCCCTGCTGACGGCGCCGGTGGTCCCCGTGGCGTGGCGGGCCGCGTTCACCCGGGGCCTGCGCAAGGCCGCCGGACCCTGGACGTCGACCACCCTGCTGAGCAACATCGGCCGTGTTCCGTACGCCCTCGACTTCGGCGAGGGCGCGGGGCGCGCGCACGCGGTGTGGTTCTCGGCGCCGGCCCGCATGCCGCGCGGGCTGACGGTGACGACGGCCTCCACGGCGGGCCGCCTGCACGTGGCGTTCCGCTGGTCCCGCGCCCTGCTGGGCCACGGCGACGGCAGCCACCTGCGGGACCTCTTCGAGCACTACCTGCACGCGACGCAGCACGGCACAGGGAGCGCCCCATGA
- a CDS encoding glycosyltransferase family 4 protein: protein MPQHVPSSLRAAFPSSAQRHPALPPQPRRIVFLARRDFGNEAAGGSELLVDRLAEGLTHLGHQVTLLCGGPASYRDYRVVSAGGDLGHYLRARSTFQRRVGDCDLLVEVCNGMPYLAPLWHRGPTLRLVNHVHTDLWRMRFGGPLAPAARLGRRLEHWALAGAQRHGLLVAVSPSTAQALHALGVERERIRIVHNGVEEPGPPAPRSPEPMFLAMGRLVEYKRIDLLLRLWERVRPVTGGRLVIVGDGPERARLQHLAGPGVEFTGHVGEAEKHRLLCAAWLLLHPSAVEGWGLVVTEAAARGTPAIAFDVPGLRDSIVDGETGLLARGESSFAAAWCALALSAHRRTLLGRAAGDRAAQYRWSRTVRQFGAVAAEAVKGWTP, encoded by the coding sequence ATGCCCCAGCACGTGCCTTCGTCGTTGCGCGCCGCCTTCCCCAGCTCAGCGCAGCGACACCCGGCGCTTCCCCCACAGCCGCGCCGCATCGTCTTCCTCGCCCGTCGTGACTTCGGCAACGAAGCCGCGGGCGGCAGTGAACTCCTCGTCGACAGACTCGCCGAGGGGCTGACCCACCTGGGCCACCAGGTCACCCTGCTGTGCGGCGGCCCCGCGTCCTACCGCGACTACCGCGTCGTGTCGGCCGGCGGCGACCTCGGCCACTACCTGCGCGCCAGATCGACGTTCCAGCGCCGGGTCGGCGACTGCGACCTGCTCGTCGAGGTCTGCAACGGCATGCCGTACCTGGCACCGCTGTGGCACCGGGGACCGACCCTGCGTCTCGTCAACCACGTGCACACCGACCTGTGGCGGATGCGGTTCGGCGGACCGCTGGCACCCGCCGCCCGGCTCGGACGAAGACTCGAGCACTGGGCCCTGGCGGGCGCGCAGCGCCACGGCCTGCTGGTCGCCGTCTCCCCGTCGACGGCGCAGGCCCTGCACGCGCTCGGGGTCGAGCGCGAGCGCATCCGGATCGTGCACAACGGCGTGGAGGAGCCCGGCCCGCCCGCCCCGCGCTCACCGGAGCCGATGTTCCTGGCCATGGGACGGCTCGTCGAGTACAAGCGGATCGACCTGCTGCTGCGCCTGTGGGAACGGGTCCGCCCGGTCACCGGCGGCCGGCTGGTGATCGTCGGCGACGGCCCCGAGCGCGCCCGCCTCCAGCATCTCGCGGGCCCCGGCGTCGAGTTCACCGGACACGTCGGCGAGGCCGAGAAGCACCGTCTGCTCTGTGCCGCCTGGCTGCTGCTGCACCCCTCCGCCGTGGAGGGATGGGGCCTGGTGGTGACGGAGGCCGCGGCCCGCGGGACGCCGGCCATCGCCTTCGACGTACCCGGCCTGCGCGACTCGATCGTGGACGGCGAGACGGGCCTGCTGGCCCGCGGCGAGTCCTCGTTCGCCGCGGCCTGGTGCGCCCTCGCGCTGTCCGCCCACCGCCGCACCCTGCTGGGCCGGGCGGCCGGCGACCGCGCCGCCCAGTACCGCTGGAGCCGCACGGTACGCCAGTTCGGAGCGGTGGCCGCCGAGGCGGTGAAGGGCTGGACACCATGA
- a CDS encoding class I SAM-dependent methyltransferase gives MILRRRSARRQLPRQGTPRRQRLRLRGAAPGPGTGLRDPSLRRSLALLRAFRHEQDDPGACYSLLARDAADQVEAYDGPVRGRTVVDVGGGGGYFTAEFRRRGAHGHLFEPDVRELGPEPPQGSVVADGYLLPLADGVADVCFSSNVLEHVADPQTFLSELVRVTRPGGLIYVSFTNWLSPWGGHEWAPWHYLGAERARARYRRRTGRPAKHTLGENLFAVHIGTTLRQVRARDDVLVVSARSRYWPFLAQAVARAPGLREFATWNLLLILRRCP, from the coding sequence ATGATCCTGCGGCGGAGGTCCGCACGGCGGCAGCTCCCCCGGCAGGGGACGCCCCGGCGGCAGCGCCTTCGGCTCCGGGGCGCGGCCCCCGGGCCCGGCACCGGTCTGCGGGACCCCTCGCTGCGCCGCTCCCTCGCGCTCCTGCGCGCCTTCCGCCACGAGCAGGACGACCCCGGGGCCTGCTACTCGCTGCTCGCCCGCGACGCCGCCGACCAGGTCGAGGCGTACGACGGCCCGGTGCGGGGCCGGACCGTCGTGGACGTGGGCGGCGGGGGCGGCTATTTCACCGCGGAGTTCCGCCGGCGCGGCGCGCACGGCCACCTCTTCGAGCCCGACGTGCGTGAGCTGGGTCCCGAGCCGCCGCAGGGGTCCGTCGTCGCCGACGGATACCTGCTGCCGCTCGCGGACGGGGTGGCCGACGTCTGCTTCTCCTCCAACGTGCTGGAGCACGTCGCCGACCCGCAGACCTTCCTCAGCGAGCTGGTCCGCGTCACCCGGCCCGGCGGACTGATCTACGTGTCGTTCACCAACTGGCTGTCCCCGTGGGGCGGTCACGAATGGGCGCCCTGGCACTATCTCGGTGCCGAGCGGGCCCGCGCCCGCTACCGGCGCCGTACGGGCCGGCCCGCCAAGCACACCCTCGGCGAGAACCTCTTCGCCGTGCACATCGGAACCACCCTGCGGCAGGTGCGCGCCCGGGACGACGTCCTGGTCGTCTCGGCGCGCTCCCGCTACTGGCCGTTCCTCGCCCAGGCCGTCGCCCGGGCGCCGGGACTGCGCGAGTTCGCCACCTGGAACCTCCTCCTCATCCTCCGGCGGTGTCCATGA
- a CDS encoding FkbM family methyltransferase, with translation MTLAARLAPFVPVRLVAAAARSVYPRFEPELARLGDLCPPGCGTAVDVGGWYGPWTRRLSGRARRVVTVEPVPHLARLLAAATPGNVRVVHAAASDRPGTARLWLPPGDQGDRGVSSLVRRDIHARALNVRCLTLDSLDLHDVGFIKIDVDGGELAVLRGAKTLLARDRPALFIELEARIQPVGPVVSHLAERGYAGWVLPGATWLPLSSFDLEAHQARTSHVVAQGLLRRVLSFRGPGYVRYVNSVLFLPDGRRPGGRHAGDVRRARQVEPVRDDGGHASRRTG, from the coding sequence ATGACCCTGGCAGCCCGGCTGGCCCCGTTCGTGCCGGTGCGGCTGGTCGCCGCCGCCGCCCGGTCCGTCTATCCGCGCTTCGAGCCCGAGCTGGCCCGGCTCGGCGACCTGTGCCCGCCCGGCTGCGGCACCGCGGTCGACGTGGGCGGCTGGTACGGCCCCTGGACCCGCCGTCTGTCGGGCCGGGCGCGCCGTGTGGTGACGGTCGAGCCGGTCCCGCACCTGGCCCGGCTGCTCGCCGCCGCGACCCCCGGCAACGTCCGGGTCGTCCACGCGGCGGCGAGCGACCGGCCCGGCACGGCCCGCCTCTGGCTGCCGCCCGGCGACCAGGGCGACCGGGGCGTCTCGTCCCTCGTCCGGCGGGACATCCACGCCCGCGCCCTGAACGTCCGCTGCCTCACCCTGGACAGCCTGGACCTGCACGACGTGGGCTTCATCAAGATCGACGTCGACGGCGGCGAACTCGCCGTGCTGCGCGGGGCGAAGACCCTGCTGGCCCGGGACCGCCCGGCCCTGTTCATCGAGCTGGAGGCCCGCATCCAGCCCGTCGGCCCGGTGGTGTCCCACCTCGCCGAGCGGGGGTACGCGGGCTGGGTGCTGCCCGGCGCCACCTGGCTGCCGCTGTCCTCGTTCGACCTGGAGGCCCACCAGGCGCGCACCTCGCACGTGGTCGCGCAGGGCCTGCTGCGCAGGGTGCTGTCCTTCCGCGGCCCGGGGTACGTCCGGTACGTGAACTCGGTGCTCTTCCTCCCCGACGGCCGCCGCCCGGGCGGGCGGCACGCGGGAGACGTGCGGCGCGCACGGCAGGTGGAGCCCGTACGGGACGATGGGGGGCATGCCTCCCGCCGAACCGGCTAG